In Salinigranum marinum, one DNA window encodes the following:
- a CDS encoding 50S ribosomal protein L39e: protein MGKKSKAKKKRLAKLERQNSRVPAWVMMKTDMEVQRNPKRRNWRRSDTDE from the coding sequence ATGGGTAAGAAGTCGAAGGCCAAGAAGAAGCGGCTGGCCAAACTCGAACGGCAGAACAGCCGGGTTCCCGCGTGGGTCATGATGAAGACGGACATGGAAGTCCAGCGCAACCCCAAGCGACGCAACTGGCGGCGCAGCGACACGGACGAGTGA
- the rpl18a gene encoding 50S ribosomal protein L18Ae has protein sequence MSQFTVSGRFQTRHGFQEFTKAIAAPNESVAREHVLSQLGSEHNLKRARIELGEVTAA, from the coding sequence ATGAGCCAGTTTACGGTGAGCGGCCGCTTCCAGACGCGGCACGGCTTCCAGGAGTTCACGAAGGCCATCGCGGCTCCGAACGAGTCGGTCGCTCGCGAGCACGTCCTCTCACAGCTCGGCAGCGAGCACAATCTCAAACGCGCACGGATCGAGCTCGGGGAGGTGACCGCCGCATGA
- a CDS encoding TIGR00730 family Rossman fold protein produces MDRICVYCGSRPGNDPAFLAAAESFGRLLADRGVGLVYGGGDVGMMGAVADSALTAGGEVFGVIPEALFEREVAHEELTELAVVDSMHTRKRRMAELADGFVALPGGFGTLEELVEMLTWAQLGFHTDPCGLLNVAGYYDGLVSFFDVQVEAGFVEPAHRELLTVTDDPAELLARFEAYDSPVSERVVDESEI; encoded by the coding sequence ATGGACCGGATCTGCGTCTACTGCGGTTCGCGCCCCGGAAACGACCCTGCTTTCCTTGCAGCCGCCGAATCGTTCGGCCGACTGCTCGCCGACCGCGGGGTCGGACTCGTCTACGGTGGCGGCGACGTCGGAATGATGGGAGCCGTTGCCGACAGCGCGCTCACTGCCGGCGGCGAGGTGTTCGGCGTCATCCCCGAGGCGCTCTTCGAGCGCGAGGTCGCCCACGAGGAACTGACCGAACTCGCGGTCGTCGACTCGATGCACACCCGCAAGCGTCGGATGGCCGAGCTCGCCGACGGCTTCGTCGCCCTCCCTGGTGGGTTCGGAACGCTCGAGGAACTCGTCGAGATGTTGACCTGGGCACAGCTGGGATTTCACACCGATCCCTGCGGGCTGTTGAACGTCGCCGGCTACTACGACGGTCTCGTCTCCTTCTTCGACGTGCAGGTCGAGGCCGGCTTCGTCGAACCCGCACACAGAGAGCTCCTCACGGTCACCGACGACCCGGCCGAGCTCCTCGCGCGCTTCGAGGCGTACGACTCCCCCGTGAGCGAACGGGTCGTCGACGAGTCGGAGATCTGA
- a CDS encoding translation initiation factor IF-6: MLRASFAGSSYVGVFARASDDCLLVRPDADADLVATMGEELGVPTLATTVGGSGTVGALAVGNENGILVTSRSTEREREAIADTANRPVYELPGRINAAGNVVLTNDYGAYVHPDLSGEAVAVVEEALAVPVERGDLADVRTVGTAAVANNRGVLCHPKSREPELEALEAHLDVRADIGTVNYGAPLVGSGLVANDAGYVVGEDTTGPELGRIEDALGYID; the protein is encoded by the coding sequence GTGCTCCGCGCTTCCTTCGCCGGCTCGTCGTACGTCGGTGTCTTCGCACGCGCGAGCGACGACTGTCTTCTCGTCCGACCGGACGCCGACGCGGATCTCGTTGCCACCATGGGCGAAGAGCTGGGCGTCCCGACCCTCGCGACGACCGTCGGGGGCTCCGGCACCGTCGGGGCGCTCGCCGTCGGCAACGAGAACGGGATCCTCGTCACGAGCCGATCGACGGAGCGCGAGCGCGAGGCGATCGCCGACACCGCCAACCGCCCGGTGTACGAACTCCCCGGCCGGATCAACGCCGCCGGCAACGTCGTGCTCACGAACGATTACGGCGCGTACGTCCACCCCGACCTCTCCGGCGAGGCCGTCGCGGTCGTCGAGGAGGCGCTGGCGGTCCCCGTCGAACGCGGCGATCTCGCCGACGTTCGGACCGTGGGGACGGCGGCCGTCGCCAACAACCGCGGCGTGCTCTGTCACCCGAAGTCGAGAGAGCCGGAGCTCGAAGCGCTCGAAGCACACCTCGACGTGCGTGCCGACATCGGCACCGTGAACTACGGCGCACCGCTCGTCGGCTCCGGACTCGTCGCCAACGACGCCGGCTACGTCGTCGGCGAGGACACGACCGGGCCCGAGCTCGGCCGGATCGAGGACGCCCTCGGCTACATCGACTGA
- the ftsY gene encoding signal recognition particle-docking protein FtsY has translation MFDGLKDKLNSFRKDVEETAEEKAEEKADSESESSADAEAEAGVDTAADTPTGTTAGGETPASQPETEPGTDAAASTEPTESDGTGDDATVDAEETESGTEPGAESDSGREPVTAETEAESDDGVDSSDVGSGATDVPDDVDLSDETLAAEGVESAVEAAAGSEQQSASTFQRAKAFATGRIIIEEEDLEEPLWQLEMALLESDVEMNVAEAILETIREKMIGESRKQVDTTAELVSEALSDALLEVISVGQFDFDERVQEADKPVTLIFTGVNGVGKTTSIAKLARYFEARGLSTVLANGDTYRAGANEQIQRHADNLGKKLISHDQGGDPAAVIYDAVEYAEAHGIDVVLGDTAGRLHTSNDLMAQLEKIDRVVDPDMTLFVDEAVAGQDAVQRAKKFDEAAEIDGAILTKADADSQGGAAISIAYVTGKPILFLGVGQGYDDLTRFDPEELVASLLGDE, from the coding sequence ATGTTCGACGGCCTGAAGGACAAGCTGAACAGCTTCAGAAAAGACGTCGAAGAGACGGCCGAGGAGAAAGCCGAGGAGAAGGCCGACTCCGAGTCCGAGAGTTCGGCCGATGCCGAGGCGGAAGCCGGAGTCGACACCGCGGCCGACACGCCGACCGGGACGACCGCCGGCGGCGAGACACCGGCGTCACAGCCCGAGACGGAGCCGGGGACCGACGCCGCCGCATCGACCGAGCCGACCGAGTCGGACGGGACGGGCGACGACGCGACCGTCGACGCGGAGGAGACGGAGTCGGGCACCGAACCCGGCGCCGAGAGCGACAGCGGCCGAGAGCCGGTGACGGCGGAGACGGAGGCGGAGTCCGACGACGGGGTCGACTCGTCGGACGTCGGTTCCGGGGCGACCGACGTCCCGGACGACGTCGACCTCTCCGACGAGACCCTCGCCGCCGAGGGTGTCGAGTCGGCCGTCGAGGCGGCCGCCGGGAGCGAGCAGCAGAGCGCCAGCACGTTCCAGCGGGCGAAGGCGTTCGCGACCGGGCGGATCATCATCGAGGAGGAGGACCTCGAAGAGCCGCTCTGGCAGCTCGAGATGGCGCTTTTGGAGTCGGACGTGGAGATGAACGTCGCCGAGGCGATTTTGGAGACGATCCGCGAGAAGATGATCGGGGAGTCGCGAAAACAGGTCGACACCACCGCGGAACTCGTCTCCGAGGCGCTGTCGGACGCGCTGTTAGAGGTCATCTCCGTCGGCCAGTTCGACTTCGACGAGCGCGTTCAGGAAGCCGACAAGCCCGTCACCCTGATCTTCACCGGCGTCAACGGCGTCGGCAAGACGACGTCGATCGCGAAACTCGCGCGCTACTTCGAGGCGCGCGGGCTGTCGACGGTGTTGGCGAACGGCGACACCTACCGGGCGGGCGCGAACGAGCAGATCCAGCGCCACGCCGACAACCTCGGAAAGAAGCTCATCAGCCACGACCAGGGCGGCGACCCCGCCGCCGTGATCTACGACGCCGTCGAGTACGCCGAGGCCCACGGGATCGACGTGGTCCTCGGCGACACGGCCGGGCGGCTCCACACCTCGAACGACCTGATGGCCCAGCTGGAGAAGATCGACCGCGTCGTCGACCCGGACATGACGCTGTTCGTCGACGAGGCCGTCGCCGGCCAGGACGCCGTCCAGCGGGCGAAGAAGTTCGACGAGGCCGCCGAGATCGACGGGGCGATCCTCACGAAGGCCGACGCCGACTCCCAGGGCGGCGCGGCCATCTCCATCGCGTACGTCACCGGCAAGCCGATCCTCTTTCTCGGCGTCGGCCAGGGGTACGACGACCTCACCCGGTTCGACCCCGAGGAACTCGTCGCCAGCCTCCTCGGCGACGAGTAG
- a CDS encoding 50S ribosomal protein L31e: MSTNDFEERVVTVPLRAVKAAPDHEQAGKAMTLIREHLAKHFKVDESDVRLDPSLNETVWARGQKSPPSKLRVRAARFVEDGEPIVEAEPAR, translated from the coding sequence ATGAGCACCAACGACTTCGAAGAACGTGTCGTCACCGTTCCGTTGCGCGCGGTCAAGGCCGCACCGGATCACGAACAGGCCGGCAAGGCAATGACGCTCATCCGCGAGCATCTCGCGAAGCACTTCAAGGTCGACGAAAGCGACGTCCGACTGGACCCGTCGCTCAACGAGACCGTGTGGGCACGTGGGCAGAAGAGCCCACCGAGCAAGCTCCGCGTTCGCGCCGCGCGGTTCGTCGAAGACGGCGAGCCGATCGTCGAGGCCGAACCGGCGCGATAA
- the pfdA gene encoding prefoldin subunit alpha: MGGGGNQQLQQLSQELQAIQGEIDELEAEVEAYQNEQEEIDEAVDAIETLETGSTVQVPLGGGAYVRAEIQDIDEIIVELGGNYAAEQEQDAAAEALEHKRDAIDDRIAGVREEIDELEAESSELEQQAQQMQQQMQQQQMQQMQQMQAQSEGDDE, from the coding sequence ATGGGTGGCGGCGGCAACCAGCAGCTCCAGCAGCTCTCGCAGGAACTCCAGGCGATCCAGGGCGAGATCGACGAGCTCGAAGCCGAAGTCGAGGCGTACCAGAACGAGCAGGAGGAGATCGACGAGGCCGTCGACGCCATCGAGACGCTCGAGACCGGGTCGACGGTGCAGGTGCCGCTCGGCGGCGGGGCGTACGTTCGCGCCGAGATTCAGGACATCGACGAGATCATCGTCGAGCTCGGCGGCAACTACGCCGCGGAGCAGGAACAGGACGCCGCCGCGGAGGCGCTCGAACACAAGCGGGACGCGATCGACGACCGCATCGCCGGGGTCCGCGAGGAAATCGACGAGCTCGAAGCGGAGAGTTCCGAACTCGAACAGCAGGCCCAGCAGATGCAACAGCAGATGCAGCAGCAACAGATGCAGCAGATGCAGCAGATGCAGGCGCAGTCAGAGGGCGACGACGAGTAA